Proteins co-encoded in one Sparus aurata chromosome 18, fSpaAur1.1, whole genome shotgun sequence genomic window:
- the LOC115568912 gene encoding dystrophin-related protein 2-like — MLLAHLEHQDKEQLQCTLARLENENRVLQGEYRRLKWKHEEAASVPMLTEAGEGGPGSPTAEGQQDEELLAEARVLRQHKTRLETRMQILEDHNKQLESQLRRLRELLLQPKDDSEANGSERSTLSSPVSGGGRHGEPASRETTDTEAAGDDMEHEQDTVLQLQEVIEQLRNVFPSEPGTTSHI; from the exons ATGCTGCTGGCCCACCTGGAGCACCAGGACAAGGAGCAGCTCCAATGCACCCTGGCCCGCCTGGAGAACGAGAACAG GGTGCTGCAGGGCGAGTACAGGAGGCTCAAGTGGAAGCACGAGGAGGCGGCGTCGGTTCCCATGCTGACTGAAGCCGGAGAGGGCGGCCCAGGTTCCCCCACGGCGGAGGGGCAGCAGGACGAGGAGCTTCTGGCCGAGGCCCGGGTCCTCCGGCAGCACAAGACGCGCCTGGAGACCCGTATGCAGATCCTGGAGGACCACAACAAACAGCTGGAGTCGCAGCTGCGCAGGCTCAGGGAGCTACTGCTACAG CCCAAAGATGATTCGGAGGCCAACGGATCAGAACGGTCGACCCTGTCTTCTCCCGTGTCCGGAGGGGGTCGCCACGGGGAGCCGGCCAGCAGAGAGACCACCGACACTGAAGCAGCAG gAGACGATATGGAGCATGAACAggatacagtgctgcagctccaGGAGGTCATCGAGCAGCTGAGAAACGTCTTCCCCTCAGAACCGG GCACCACCTCACACATCTAA